The Rhea pennata isolate bPtePen1 chromosome Z, bPtePen1.pri, whole genome shotgun sequence genome includes a region encoding these proteins:
- the GRHPR gene encoding glyoxylate reductase/hydroxypyruvate reductase isoform X1 — protein MRAARRAMEVFVTRRIPAAGLRALSEAGGCAVQQWDSDEPIPRAELLARVAGKQGLLCLLSDRIDREVLDAAGSSLKVISTMSVGFDHLALHEIKKRGIRVGYTPDVLTDATAELSVALLLATCRRLPESAEEVKNGGWTTWKPLWMCGYGLSDSIVGIIGLGRIGQAVARRLKPFGVKKFLYAGSHPKPEIAAEFQAEFVPIMRLAEESDFIVVTCALTPETQGICNKDFFCRMKKSSVFINTSRGAVVNQEDLYDALVNGQIAAAGLDVTTPEPLPPDHPLLSLKNCVILPHIGSATYATRNTMSVLAANNLLAGLRGEPMPSELLL, from the exons atgcgggcggcgcgccgggccaTGGAGGTGTTCGTGACGCGGCGGAtcccggccgcggggctgcgggcgctCTCGGAGGCCGGCGG GTGCGCCGTCCAGCAGTGGGATTCGGATGAGCCCATCCCGCGCGCTGAGCTGCTGGCCAGGGTAGCCGGGAAGCAGGGCCTGCTCTGCCTCTTGTCCGACCGCATAGACAGAGAGGTCCTTGATGCAGCAG GGTCCAGCCTGAAAGTCATCAGCACTATGTCTGTGGGGTTTGACCACCTTGCCttacatgaaattaaaaagcG AGGGATCCGCGTAGGGTACACACCTGATGTCCTCACTGATGCCACTGCTGAGCTCTCTGTGGCTTTACTCCTAGCTACGTGCCGCCGGCTGCCAGAGTCAGCAGAGGAGGTGAAGAA TGGTGGCTGGACAACATGGAAGCCCTTGTGGATGTGTGGTTATGGTCTGTCTGACAGTATCGTGGGCATCATAGGCTTGGGAAGGATAG GACAGGCAGTTGCCCGCCGTCTAAAGCCATTTGGAGTCAAGAAATTTTTGTATGCTGGCAGTCACCCGAAACCAGAAATTGCTGCAGAGTTTCAAGCTGAGTTTG TCCCAATCATGAGGCTGGCTGAAGAATCAGACTTCATTGTCGTGACATGTGCCTTGACTCCCGAAACCCAGGGAATATGCAACAAGGATTTCTTttgcagaatgaagaaaagctcTGTGTTCATCAACACAAGCAG AGGGGCTGTTGTAAACCAGGAGGACCTGTATGATGCATTAGTCAATGGCCAGATTGCAGCTGCTGGCCTGGATGTCACGACTCCAGAGCCACTGCCCCCTGAtcaccctctgctctccctgaAGAACTGTG TGATTCTGCCACACATTGGGAGTGCCACCTACGCCACGAGGAACACCATGTCAGTGCTGGCAGCCAACAATCTCCTAGCTGGTCTGAGAGGGGAACCTATGCCAAGTGAGCTCCTGCTTTGA
- the GRHPR gene encoding glyoxylate reductase/hydroxypyruvate reductase isoform X2 — protein MRAARRAMEVFVTRRIPAAGLRALSEAGGCAVQQWDSDEPIPRAELLARVAGKQGLLCLLSDRIDREVLDAAGSSLKVISTMSVGFDHLALHEIKKRGIRVGYTPDVLTDATAELSVALLLATCRRLPESAEEVKNGGWTTWKPLWMCGYGLSDSIVGIIGLGRIGQAVARRLKPFGVKKFLYAGSHPKPEIAAEFQAEFVPIMRLAEESDFIVVTCALTPETQGICNKDFFCRMKKSSVFINTSSDSATHWECHLRHEEHHVSAGSQQSPSWSERGTYAK, from the exons atgcgggcggcgcgccgggccaTGGAGGTGTTCGTGACGCGGCGGAtcccggccgcggggctgcgggcgctCTCGGAGGCCGGCGG GTGCGCCGTCCAGCAGTGGGATTCGGATGAGCCCATCCCGCGCGCTGAGCTGCTGGCCAGGGTAGCCGGGAAGCAGGGCCTGCTCTGCCTCTTGTCCGACCGCATAGACAGAGAGGTCCTTGATGCAGCAG GGTCCAGCCTGAAAGTCATCAGCACTATGTCTGTGGGGTTTGACCACCTTGCCttacatgaaattaaaaagcG AGGGATCCGCGTAGGGTACACACCTGATGTCCTCACTGATGCCACTGCTGAGCTCTCTGTGGCTTTACTCCTAGCTACGTGCCGCCGGCTGCCAGAGTCAGCAGAGGAGGTGAAGAA TGGTGGCTGGACAACATGGAAGCCCTTGTGGATGTGTGGTTATGGTCTGTCTGACAGTATCGTGGGCATCATAGGCTTGGGAAGGATAG GACAGGCAGTTGCCCGCCGTCTAAAGCCATTTGGAGTCAAGAAATTTTTGTATGCTGGCAGTCACCCGAAACCAGAAATTGCTGCAGAGTTTCAAGCTGAGTTTG TCCCAATCATGAGGCTGGCTGAAGAATCAGACTTCATTGTCGTGACATGTGCCTTGACTCCCGAAACCCAGGGAATATGCAACAAGGATTTCTTttgcagaatgaagaaaagctcTGTGTTCATCAACACAAGCAG TGATTCTGCCACACATTGGGAGTGCCACCTACGCCACGAGGAACACCATGTCAGTGCTGGCAGCCAACAATCTCCTAGCTGGTCTGAGAGGGGAACCTATGCCAAGTGA
- the ZBTB5 gene encoding zinc finger and BTB domain-containing protein 5, producing MDFPGHFEQIFQQLNYQRLHGQLCDCVIVVGNRHFKAHRSVLAACSTHFRALFTVAEGDQTMNMIQLDSEVVTAEAFAALIDMMYTSTLMLGESNVMDVLLAASHLHLNSVVKACKHYLTTRTLPMSPPNDRVQEQNARMQRSFMLQQLGLSIVSSALNSSQSTEEQPNTMSSSMRSNIEQRTTFPIRRLHKRKQSSEDRARQRIRPTIDESVSDVTPESGQSVVHSREDFFSPDSLKIVDNSKADAVTDNQEDNTIMFDQSFSAQEDAQVPSQSDNSGGNISQMSMASQATQVETSFDQDTTSEKNNFPCENPEVALNEKEHMRVVVKSEPLSSPEPQDEVSDVTSQAEGSESVEVEGVVSAEKIELSPESSDRSFSDPQSSTDRVGDIHIMEVSNNLEHKSTFSISSFLNKNRGGSFGASQNNDDNIPNTTSDCRMDSDASYLMSPESGPASGHSSATVSHVENPFSEPADSHFVRPMQEVMGLPCVQTSGYRAAEQFGMDFPRSGLGLHSLSRAMMGSVRGGASSFPGYRRIAPKMPVVTSVRSSQLQDNSSSTQLIMNGTTSFENGHPSQPGPPQLTRASADVLSKCKKALSEHNVLVVEGARKYACKICCKTFLTLTDCKKHIRVHTGEKPYACLKCGKRFSQSSHLYKHSKTTCLRWQSSNLPSTLL from the coding sequence ATGGATTTTCCAGGACACTTTGAGCAAATCTTTCAGCAGCTAAACTACCAGAGGCTTCATGGCCAGCTTTGTGACTGTGTCATTGTGGTGGGAAACAGGCATTTCAAAGCCCATCGTTCTGTTCTGGCAGCATGTAGCACACATTTCCGAGCTCTCTTTACTGTTGCAGAGGGAGATCAAACTATGAACATGATTCAGCTGGACAGTGAAGTGGTGACAGCAGAAGCCTTTGCTGCTCTGATTGACATGATGTACACTTCCACATTAATGCTCGGAGAAAGCAATGTTATGGATGTCTTGCTGGCTGCTTCTCACTTACATTTGAACTCTGTTGTTAAAGCCTGTAAACATTATCTTACTACCAGGACACTGCCAATGTCCCCACCTAATGATAGAGTTCAAGAGCAAAATGCACGCATGCAAAGATCTTTCATGCTTCAGCAGCTGGGATTGAGCATCGTGAGCTCTGCATTGAATTCCTCTCAGAGCACAGAGGAACAGCCAAATACTATGAGCTCATCAATGAGAAGTAACATAGAGCAGCGTACCACTTTTCCTATCCGTCGTCTCCACAAGCGTAAACAGTCTTCTGAGGATCGGGCCAGGCAGCGAATTAGACCTACCATAGATGAGTCTGTTTCAGATGTTACTCCAGAGAGTGGGCAGTCAGTAGTTCATTCACGGGAAGATTTCTTTTCACCAGATTCACTGAAGATTGTGGACAATTCTAAGGCTGATGCTGTTACTGATAATCAGGAGGATAATACTATTATGTTTGATCAATCTTTCAGTGCTCAGGAAGATGCTCAGGTGCCCAGCCAGTCTGACAACAGTGGAGGAAACATTTCACAGATGTCCATGGCATCCCAGGCAACACAAGTGGAAACCAGCTTTGATCAGGACACTACTTCTGAAAAGAACAATTTCCCATGTGAGAATCCAGAGGTCGCtctgaatgaaaaagaacataTGAGAGTGGTGGTTAAATCTGAGCCCTTGAGTTCCCCAGAACCTCAAGATGAAGTGAGTGATGTCACTTCACAAGCAGAAGGTAGTGAATCTGTTGAAGTGGAAGGAGTAGTGAGTGCAGAGAAGATAGAACTGAGTCCTGAAAGCAGTGATCGTAGCTTTTCCGATCCTCAGTCCAGTACTGATAGGGTGGGAGACATCCATATTATGGAAGTGTCAAATAACCTGGAACACAAGTCCACTTTCAGTATCTCCAgctttctgaataaaaacagAGGTGGCAGCTTTGGTGCTAGTCAAAATAACGATGATAACATTCCAAATACAACAAGTGACTGCAGAATGGACAGTGATGCCTCTTACCTAATGAGTCCAGAATCTGGGCCTGCAAGTGGTCATTCATCTGCGACAGTCTCTCATGTAGAGAATCCGTTCAGTGAGCCTGCAGACTCTCACTTTGTTAGACCAATGCAGGAAGTAATGGGCCTTCCTTGTGTACAGACTTCTGGATACCGGGCTGCAGAACAGTTTGGTATGGATTTTCCGAGGTCAGGCTTGGGCTTGCATTCTCTGTCAAGGGCAATGATGGGCTCTGTAAGAGGTGGAGCTAGTAGCTTTCCTGGTTACCGTCGCATAGCCCCGAAAATGCCTGTTGTGACCTCTGTCAGGAGCTCCCAGCTGCAAGATAACTCATCCAGTACCCAGCTGATAATGAACGGGACGACTTCTTTTGAGAATGGGCATCCTTCACAACCTGGTCCACCACAGTTGACAAGGGCATCTGCAGATGTCCTCTCAAAATGTAAGAAGGCCTTATCTGAGCACAATGTCTTGGTTGTAGAAGGTGCTCGCAAATATGCATGTAAGATCTGCTGCAAGACTTTTTTGACTCTGACAGACTGTAAGAAACACATCCGTGTACATACAGGAGAAAAGCCTTATGCCTGTTTAAAGTGTGGCAAAAGATTCAGCCAGTCCAGCCATCTATATAAACATTCCAAAACAACCTGCCTGAGGTGGCAGAGCAGCAATCTACCTAGCACTTTGCTTTAA